Proteins found in one Carassius auratus strain Wakin chromosome 42, ASM336829v1, whole genome shotgun sequence genomic segment:
- the clic5a gene encoding chloride intracellular channel protein 5a yields MTSNEEDKDPDIELFVKAGSDGESIGNCPFSQRLFMILWLKGVVFNVTTVDLKRKPADLHNLAPGTPPPFLTFNGEVRTDVNKIEEFLEEMLAPPKYPKLAAKNKESNTAGNDIFAKFSAYIKNTNPGANASLEKGLLKALKKLDNFLNSPLPDEIDVDSTGEEKCSNRKYLDGNELTLADCNLLPKLHVVKVMYRWEICCN; encoded by the exons GCTGGCAGTGATGGAGAAAGTATTGGGAACTGTCCTTTTTCTCAAAGGCTTTTTATGATCCTGTGGCTGAAGGGAGTCGTGTTCAACGTCACCACTGTCGACCTGAAAag GAAACCAGCAGATCTTCATAATCTTGCTCCCGGGACTCCTCCACCATTCCTTACCTTCAATGGCGAAGTGCGAACAGACGTCAACAAGATCGAAGAATTCTTGGAAGAGATGCTAGCGCCTCCCAA GTATCCAAAACTGGCTGCGAAGAACAAGGAGTCAAACACGGCGGGAAATGACATCTTTGCAAAGTTCTCAGCCTACATCAAGAACACAAATCCAGGAGCCAATGCAA GTCTGGAGAAGGGGCTACTGAAAGCTCTGAAGAAACTGGACAACTTCCTGAACTCCCCTCTGCCGGACGAGATTGATGTCGATAGTACGGGGGAAGAGAAGTGCTCCAACCGCAAGTACTTGGACGGCAATGAATTAACGCTCGCAGACTGCAACCTCCTCCCCAAACTGCATGTAGTGAAGGTGATGTACCGCTGGGAGATCTGCTGTAACTGA